The Thomasclavelia ramosa DSM 1402 genome includes a region encoding these proteins:
- a CDS encoding FAD-dependent oxidoreductase, whose protein sequence is MNLENKYQKLFQPIKINQLEVKNRIFMSPMSTNFATKDGYVTDEMIYYYSRRAKGGVGLIVTEVTMIEPTYKYIAHTLSVQDDSYLEGWQKLANEIHKYDSKVVAQLLHPAYMAIPFPETPQLVGPSEVGPYYAKTPPRPLTKEEISIIVEQFGDGALRLKKAGIDGVEIHAAHAHALLGGFLSPLYNKRIDEYGGDITHRIRLLLEVIANVRKKCGRDFAIIVRISGDDYEAGGQSLHEGCYIAKRLEAAQVDMIHVSGGTTIHRGSSIAPPGTPQASHIDSAREIKKCVNIPVSTVGRLNEPWILEEVLERDLADVCMVGRSLLCDPDFVNKIKNGQEDDIRPCIGCLGCLSSTMLKDHVECGINPSLTSENEETVTPATISQNILVIGGGPAGLEAAYILSKRGHKVTLAERHHTLGGAMIVAGYPIAKQHFAQTTKYFIKRVIDCNIKIELNTIVDQAYLSQHHYDHIIVATGAKPLRLDIFKNHPHTGTGQDVLLGKMWTGKNIVVVGGGSVGCEVADFVAPLVNDRHPNNKKVTVIEMKSNIIMDDTSPSRSILVQRMADKGVNIITDSRVVKVTPTTLEYQKDGNTITIENVDTIIEATGYYADHELKKTLDQMQLSYNVLGDAATPGKIKNAISDAYHLCKNI, encoded by the coding sequence ATGAATTTGGAAAATAAATATCAAAAACTCTTTCAACCAATAAAAATTAATCAGCTGGAAGTAAAAAATCGAATTTTTATGTCGCCAATGTCAACAAACTTTGCAACAAAAGATGGGTATGTTACTGATGAAATGATCTATTACTATAGCAGAAGAGCAAAAGGTGGCGTTGGTCTGATTGTAACTGAAGTAACAATGATTGAGCCAACCTACAAATATATTGCTCATACTTTATCAGTTCAAGATGATTCCTATCTTGAAGGATGGCAAAAATTAGCTAATGAAATTCATAAGTATGATAGTAAGGTCGTAGCCCAACTACTACACCCAGCATATATGGCAATTCCTTTCCCGGAAACACCACAATTAGTTGGTCCAAGTGAGGTTGGTCCATACTATGCTAAAACTCCTCCGCGACCTTTGACAAAAGAAGAAATCAGTATAATTGTTGAACAATTTGGTGATGGTGCCTTACGGTTAAAAAAAGCAGGAATAGATGGTGTTGAAATTCATGCTGCACACGCACATGCATTACTAGGAGGATTTTTATCTCCACTCTATAATAAACGAATTGATGAATACGGTGGTGACATAACTCATCGCATTCGTCTACTTTTAGAAGTAATTGCAAATGTTCGAAAAAAATGTGGGCGTGATTTCGCTATTATTGTTCGTATCAGCGGTGATGATTATGAAGCCGGCGGACAATCATTACACGAAGGATGTTATATTGCTAAAAGATTAGAAGCTGCTCAAGTTGATATGATCCATGTTTCTGGGGGAACTACTATCCACCGCGGCAGCTCAATTGCACCCCCTGGAACACCACAAGCGAGTCATATTGACAGCGCACGAGAAATAAAAAAATGTGTTAATATCCCTGTTTCAACCGTAGGACGTTTGAATGAACCTTGGATTCTCGAAGAAGTTTTAGAAAGAGATTTAGCAGACGTATGTATGGTAGGTCGCTCACTCTTATGTGATCCTGATTTTGTTAATAAGATCAAAAATGGTCAAGAAGATGATATTCGTCCATGTATTGGATGCTTGGGATGTTTAAGCTCGACCATGTTAAAAGATCATGTTGAATGTGGAATTAATCCATCATTGACAAGTGAGAATGAAGAAACTGTAACACCTGCGACAATATCCCAAAATATCCTAGTTATCGGAGGAGGTCCAGCTGGATTAGAGGCAGCTTATATTTTATCAAAGCGTGGACACAAAGTTACCCTTGCTGAACGTCATCATACATTAGGCGGCGCAATGATCGTTGCAGGTTATCCTATTGCTAAACAGCACTTTGCTCAAACTACTAAATATTTCATTAAACGAGTAATCGATTGTAATATCAAAATTGAATTAAACACGATTGTTGATCAAGCCTATTTATCACAGCATCATTATGATCATATCATCGTCGCAACCGGAGCCAAACCATTACGACTTGATATTTTTAAAAATCATCCTCATACTGGTACCGGACAAGATGTGCTTCTTGGCAAAATGTGGACAGGTAAAAATATTGTCGTTGTTGGAGGAGGCTCTGTTGGCTGTGAAGTTGCTGATTTTGTTGCCCCATTAGTTAATGACCGCCATCCAAATAATAAAAAAGTAACTGTTATTGAAATGAAATCAAATATTATTATGGATGATACTTCACCATCACGAAGTATTTTAGTTCAAAGGATGGCTGATAAAGGCGTGAACATTATTACTGATAGTAGAGTCGTTAAAGTTACACCAACAACTCTCGAATATCAAAAAGATGGCAATACTATTACAATTGAGAATGTTGATACAATCATTGAAGCTACTGGTTATTATGCTGATCATGAGTTAAAAAAAACCCTCGATCAAATGCAACTTAGCTACAACGTCTTAGGTGACGCTGCAACCCCAGGAAAAATTAAAAATGCTATAAGTGACGCATATCATTTATGTAAAAATATTTAA
- the bilR gene encoding bilirubin reductase, long form, whose amino-acid sequence MNLLKPIKVGKITLKNRIMFPPMTTGYEERDGSIGEQSFNFYKRLAQGDVAYIVLGDVAPVNTVSPTPKLFHDGQIEAFKKLSDALHEYDCKLGIQIFHPEYDVDALAELFRKGDMQAARAKLHHDMLHYIDEVTEAQLTAIIDKIGACVKRAAAAGVDVIEVHGDRLVGSLCSTILNHRNDNYGGSFENRIRFALEVVKVIKENAPDICIDYKLPIITENPLRGKGGLKIDEAIKLATILEAHGVDMIHVGQANHTGNMNDTIPAMGTQPYCFMNKYTKQIKDVVTIPVSSVGRILTPQNGESLIDNGICDIIGLGRSLLADPDYVKKLKNNEAARIRHCMMCNKGCTDAIQNRQFLSCVLNAENGYEYKRIITPAATKKKIVVVGGGPAGLEAARVAKTKGHDVILFEQDTRLGGQLNIAAIPPRKAEMNRAINYLSNEMKILNVDLRLGKKATSTDILNEHPDSVIIAVGANNASLPIPGSDLTHVLDAWKVLNYEQFPSGHVAIIGGGLVGAETAEFLAQMGLDVTVIEMLEEIAKEESSTVKPVMFEDFEKHQVKLLTKTKVIEIKNDCIKAANGDGELTIPCDYVILATGAKPNPFDVSELTAHNIDIHLVGDCNEKAADINNAITQGYLAANSI is encoded by the coding sequence ATGAATTTACTAAAACCTATTAAAGTTGGAAAAATTACTTTAAAAAACCGAATTATGTTTCCCCCAATGACAACCGGGTATGAAGAAAGAGATGGTTCAATCGGTGAACAAAGTTTTAATTTCTATAAACGTTTAGCGCAAGGCGATGTTGCTTATATTGTTTTAGGTGATGTTGCTCCAGTCAATACTGTTTCCCCTACACCTAAACTTTTTCATGACGGTCAAATCGAAGCTTTCAAAAAATTAAGCGATGCCTTACATGAGTATGATTGCAAACTAGGGATTCAAATCTTTCATCCTGAATATGATGTTGATGCTCTAGCAGAATTATTTAGAAAAGGTGATATGCAGGCTGCACGTGCTAAATTACATCATGACATGCTACATTATATCGATGAAGTAACTGAAGCCCAGCTTACAGCAATTATTGATAAAATCGGCGCTTGTGTTAAGCGTGCTGCCGCCGCGGGGGTGGATGTTATTGAGGTTCATGGTGATCGTCTTGTCGGTTCCCTTTGCTCAACCATTCTAAATCACCGAAATGATAATTATGGTGGTTCATTTGAAAACCGTATTCGCTTTGCTCTCGAAGTTGTCAAAGTAATTAAAGAAAATGCTCCAGATATTTGCATCGATTATAAACTGCCAATTATCACTGAAAATCCGCTTCGTGGTAAAGGAGGCCTAAAAATTGATGAAGCTATTAAATTGGCTACTATCTTAGAGGCTCATGGAGTTGATATGATCCATGTTGGTCAAGCCAATCATACTGGAAATATGAATGATACCATTCCTGCAATGGGAACTCAACCATACTGTTTTATGAATAAATATACAAAACAAATTAAAGATGTTGTTACGATTCCAGTGTCTTCTGTTGGACGAATCCTTACTCCCCAAAATGGTGAATCCTTGATTGATAACGGGATTTGTGACATTATTGGTTTAGGTCGTTCATTATTAGCTGATCCTGATTATGTTAAAAAATTAAAAAATAATGAAGCTGCTCGAATTCGTCATTGTATGATGTGTAATAAAGGCTGTACCGATGCAATCCAAAATAGACAATTTTTAAGCTGTGTTTTAAATGCTGAAAATGGTTATGAATACAAACGAATAATTACCCCAGCAGCAACAAAGAAAAAAATTGTAGTTGTTGGAGGGGGACCAGCAGGTTTAGAAGCTGCTCGGGTAGCAAAAACAAAAGGACATGATGTTATTTTATTTGAACAAGACACTAGATTAGGTGGTCAACTTAATATTGCAGCGATTCCACCACGTAAAGCTGAAATGAATCGGGCTATCAATTACTTATCAAATGAAATGAAAATATTGAATGTTGATTTAAGATTAGGTAAAAAAGCAACTAGTACAGATATATTAAACGAACATCCTGATAGTGTTATCATCGCTGTTGGTGCCAATAATGCTTCCCTACCAATTCCTGGCAGTGATTTAACTCATGTGTTAGATGCTTGGAAAGTTCTTAACTATGAACAATTCCCTAGTGGCCATGTAGCGATTATTGGCGGTGGTCTAGTCGGAGCGGAAACTGCAGAATTTTTAGCACAAATGGGCTTGGACGTTACTGTCATAGAAATGCTTGAAGAAATTGCAAAAGAAGAATCATCAACTGTAAAGCCAGTAATGTTTGAAGATTTTGAAAAACATCAAGTTAAATTATTGACTAAAACAAAGGTAATTGAAATTAAAAACGATTGTATCAAAGCTGCTAATGGCGATGGTGAATTAACGATTCCATGTGATTATGTTATTTTAGCTACTGGAGCTAAACCTAATCCATTTGATGTCAGTGAATTAACAGCTCACAATATTGATATTCATCTTGTTGGTGACTGCAATGAAAAAGCTGCTGATATTAATAATGCCATTACTCAAGGTTATTTAGCAGCCAACAGTATTTAA
- a CDS encoding PTS sugar transporter subunit IIC has product MNDFIQNKVIPFAQKIENNFILSAISGAFMKVMPALLGGAVFSLFQGLPLGDWYTNFLSSTGISDALAVGVAVCNLTALYFIFALGYNLGEKFNVNPFQTAIVSLLSLLLVTPFSYNNVDNTNGAVTLIKNVIPVDNLGASGIFTAMLCGIIGAYVFAFAVNHNWKIKLPDSVPEMVSKPFEAVVPAFLVSALFLLVRSGFAVTSYGNIQNFIYTMVQAPLVSLGNSFPAMLISMLILLLLWWVGIHGTSVVLSVMMVIWMEPAITNLNNYMAGEPVTLVTTYMFFFVFCQFIGGPGCLFGLTCDMAIFAKSERFKAFGKVCFVPGMFNIVEPVIFGFPIVLNPIMFIPFILTPLVFMIIGYLLMVTGVVNIPALMLSVMTIPGPIAGFILGGGISLGIMIVIMCLLSCIIYYPFFKICDNQALEAEKKSNQEKTLEENKI; this is encoded by the coding sequence ATGAATGATTTTATCCAAAATAAAGTTATACCTTTTGCACAGAAGATTGAAAACAATTTTATTTTAAGTGCAATAAGTGGCGCATTTATGAAAGTGATGCCAGCGTTATTAGGAGGAGCTGTATTTTCATTATTTCAGGGTTTACCATTGGGAGACTGGTATACAAATTTTTTATCGTCTACTGGAATATCTGATGCTTTAGCTGTAGGGGTTGCTGTTTGTAATTTAACAGCATTATATTTCATTTTTGCTTTAGGTTATAATTTAGGTGAAAAGTTTAATGTTAATCCATTTCAAACAGCAATTGTTTCGTTATTATCACTATTGTTGGTTACACCATTTTCTTATAACAATGTTGATAATACAAATGGAGCTGTAACATTGATAAAAAATGTTATCCCAGTTGATAACTTAGGTGCTAGTGGTATCTTCACTGCCATGTTATGTGGGATTATTGGGGCATATGTTTTTGCTTTTGCCGTTAATCATAATTGGAAAATAAAATTACCAGATTCGGTACCGGAAATGGTTTCTAAACCATTTGAAGCTGTTGTTCCAGCATTTTTAGTATCAGCCTTGTTTTTATTGGTAAGGTCTGGATTTGCTGTAACATCTTATGGAAATATTCAAAATTTTATTTATACTATGGTTCAAGCGCCTTTAGTAAGTTTAGGTAATAGTTTTCCAGCCATGTTGATTAGTATGTTAATATTATTGCTGTTATGGTGGGTTGGAATTCATGGTACTTCAGTTGTACTTTCTGTCATGATGGTAATTTGGATGGAACCAGCAATTACAAATTTAAATAATTATATGGCCGGAGAACCTGTAACCTTAGTCACAACTTATATGTTTTTCTTTGTTTTTTGTCAGTTTATTGGTGGACCAGGATGTTTATTTGGGCTTACTTGCGATATGGCAATATTTGCTAAAAGCGAACGTTTTAAAGCGTTTGGAAAAGTGTGTTTTGTTCCGGGGATGTTTAATATCGTAGAGCCTGTTATTTTTGGTTTTCCAATCGTATTAAATCCAATTATGTTTATTCCGTTTATTTTAACACCACTTGTATTTATGATTATTGGTTATTTGTTGATGGTTACAGGTGTTGTGAATATTCCCGCCTTAATGTTAAGTGTAATGACAATTCCAGGTCCAATTGCGGGATTTATTTTAGGTGGGGGAATTAGTTTAGGAATCATGATTGTAATTATGTGCTTGTTATCATGTATAATTTATTACCCATTTTTTAAGATTTGTGACAATCAGGCTTTAGAAGCAGAGAAAAAAAGTAATCAAGAAAAAACACTTGAAGAAAACAAAATCTAG
- a CDS encoding MurR/RpiR family transcriptional regulator, with translation MFMCLAYFLSIVNNSNNKDLNYYIAKYIIENINHIGSITLQDVADGCFVSVPTVKQFLKKFGYSNYSIFKERLESELDVRKDQIYRGYKIFNKKRLAAAVSHLVDYPLEFNDKMKLKLIIKEIAQSQRVIIVASPTITPILFNFQIDMISMGKTVIMSSLLKDNSIEIEDNDLIILISGTGRLFLSDDNLVSILGNKANKVIIFSGETKINFHYNVFEVINILSNNEMFETEYLLLYYFDLIKFYYHEIIYQEQ, from the coding sequence ATGTTTATGTGCTTAGCTTATTTTTTATCAATTGTTAATAACTCTAATAATAAAGATTTAAATTATTATATTGCCAAATATATTATAGAAAATATTAATCATATAGGAAGTATTACTTTACAAGATGTGGCTGATGGCTGTTTTGTTTCAGTTCCAACAGTAAAACAGTTTTTAAAAAAATTTGGTTATTCTAATTATTCGATTTTTAAAGAAAGATTAGAAAGTGAATTGGATGTTCGTAAAGATCAAATATATCGAGGTTATAAGATTTTTAACAAAAAACGATTAGCTGCGGCGGTTTCACATTTAGTTGATTATCCATTAGAATTCAATGATAAAATGAAATTAAAGTTGATCATTAAAGAAATAGCTCAAAGTCAGAGAGTTATTATTGTTGCTTCCCCTACGATAACTCCAATTCTTTTTAATTTTCAAATTGATATGATTTCAATGGGGAAGACAGTGATAATGTCGTCTTTATTAAAAGATAATTCTATTGAAATAGAGGATAATGATTTAATTATATTGATTTCAGGTACTGGTAGACTTTTTTTATCTGATGATAATTTAGTGTCGATTTTAGGAAATAAAGCTAATAAAGTTATTATTTTTTCAGGCGAAACAAAAATAAATTTTCATTACAATGTTTTTGAGGTAATTAATATATTATCTAATAATGAAATGTTTGAGACTGAGTATTTGTTGTTGTATTATTTTGATTTGATTAAATTTTATTATCACGAGATTATTTATCAGGAGCAGTGA
- a CDS encoding DEAD/DEAH box helicase family protein, translating into MLEQILHFKGTWRSYQQRVLDKYDRYSQDRKIHIVAAPGSGKTTLGIELIKRIDYSALILVPSITIREQWVERICEAFLVKQENRDQYLSQDLKKPKLITVVTYQALHSAMSHYCGELVETNDEFKTVEEVDYHNFDVISNFKECQLGTLCLDECHHLRSEWWKSLEEFKKAFNNIFTVALTATPPYDSNLSMWTRYMDMCGDIDEEITVPELVKDGTLCPHQDYVYFNYPASQEKQKLSIFEENSQSILEQLIQDEYFCKAIMSHRFFTEEVSDDELLDDPSYLSAMIIFLNTKGVCSANKYQKLLGYKSLEPLSLKWLEILLQGFLYDDIASYRVEEQYRDELIRELKSKGLIEKRKVSLCLNQAIEKMLINSVGKCESIKEIVNYEYKTMKQELRLLILTDYIRKEYERALGDESKDVNNLGVLPFFEQLRRDSAKNKTAIKFGVLCGTMIIIPKDAQTALIELVEEPSKISFHQIGKLDDYVKVEISGNRNFITGVISEVFAQGYMQVLIGTKSLLGEGWDSPCVNSLILASFVGSYMLSNQMRGRAIRVFEKTPNKTSNIWHLVCVRPKEKLTGHYDDGGSEDFQTLARRMEHFLGLHYQQDIIENGILRLSAIKLPFSPGNIKKINRDMLKLSSKRSQLKKRWEDSLAVYDKIEIVEETEVKEEFITVVMFMDALRTLLIIVFSGIIGAVIGIPFLKSLTLIDILEYLVVIIYVGIFVMSILLSIKKLYTLANPLGRLEIFGKGIRNALEKTNQLDSLNSRVETDSFNAIHAIYLLGGTGHDKALFAKCINEFFASIDNQRYILYNPKRKNKLDCYFAIPDSFAKRKEDAHIFAGYMKPFIGNYQVIYTRNESGRKILLEARVSALANRQDRCFTRKKVKGALE; encoded by the coding sequence ATGTTAGAACAAATTTTGCATTTCAAGGGCACTTGGCGCAGTTATCAACAACGTGTTCTTGATAAATATGACCGTTATAGTCAAGATCGTAAAATTCATATTGTTGCTGCACCTGGTTCAGGAAAAACAACTTTGGGAATTGAATTAATAAAAAGAATCGATTACTCGGCTTTAATCTTAGTCCCATCAATAACGATTCGTGAACAATGGGTAGAGCGTATTTGTGAAGCTTTTTTAGTTAAACAAGAAAATCGCGATCAATATCTTTCTCAAGATTTAAAAAAACCAAAATTAATTACTGTCGTGACATATCAGGCACTACATAGTGCGATGAGTCATTATTGTGGTGAACTAGTAGAGACTAATGATGAATTTAAAACAGTTGAAGAAGTTGATTATCATAATTTTGATGTAATCAGTAATTTTAAAGAATGCCAATTAGGAACTTTATGTCTAGATGAATGTCATCATCTTCGAAGTGAGTGGTGGAAATCATTAGAAGAATTTAAAAAAGCATTTAATAATATTTTCACAGTGGCTCTAACAGCAACTCCGCCATATGATTCTAATCTAAGCATGTGGACTAGGTATATGGATATGTGTGGTGATATTGATGAAGAGATAACAGTTCCAGAATTAGTTAAAGATGGTACTTTATGTCCACATCAAGATTATGTTTATTTCAATTATCCGGCCTCTCAAGAAAAACAAAAATTAAGTATCTTTGAGGAAAATAGTCAAAGTATTTTGGAGCAGCTAATACAAGATGAATATTTTTGTAAGGCTATTATGAGTCATCGCTTTTTTACTGAGGAAGTAAGTGATGATGAGCTATTAGATGATCCGAGCTATTTATCAGCAATGATAATTTTTTTAAATACTAAGGGAGTGTGCAGTGCGAATAAGTATCAAAAGCTTTTAGGATATAAATCGTTAGAACCCTTATCACTTAAATGGTTAGAAATTTTACTGCAAGGCTTTTTATATGATGATATTGCTTCATATCGAGTTGAAGAACAATACCGTGATGAATTGATTCGTGAATTGAAGTCTAAAGGTTTAATCGAAAAACGAAAAGTTTCTTTGTGTTTAAATCAAGCAATTGAAAAAATGCTAATAAATTCGGTTGGTAAATGTGAAAGCATTAAAGAAATTGTTAATTATGAATATAAAACGATGAAACAAGAATTACGACTTTTGATTCTTACTGATTATATTCGAAAAGAATACGAACGGGCATTAGGTGATGAAAGCAAAGATGTGAATAATTTAGGCGTTTTACCATTTTTTGAACAACTAAGGCGTGATAGTGCTAAAAATAAGACAGCAATTAAATTTGGTGTTTTATGTGGCACAATGATTATTATCCCCAAGGATGCTCAAACAGCATTAATAGAATTAGTTGAAGAACCTAGTAAAATCAGCTTCCATCAAATTGGAAAATTAGATGATTATGTAAAAGTTGAAATTAGTGGAAACCGTAATTTTATAACAGGGGTAATCAGTGAGGTATTTGCGCAGGGTTATATGCAAGTTTTGATAGGAACTAAATCTTTACTTGGAGAAGGTTGGGATTCACCGTGTGTTAATTCGCTTATTTTGGCTAGCTTTGTAGGCTCATATATGTTAAGTAATCAAATGCGTGGACGAGCTATTAGAGTTTTTGAGAAAACGCCCAATAAAACAAGTAATATTTGGCATTTAGTTTGTGTTAGACCAAAAGAAAAGTTAACGGGTCATTATGATGATGGCGGTAGTGAAGATTTTCAAACGCTTGCAAGGAGAATGGAACATTTTTTAGGGTTGCATTATCAGCAGGATATAATTGAAAATGGAATCTTGCGACTTAGCGCAATTAAATTGCCATTTAGTCCAGGAAATATAAAAAAAATTAATAGAGATATGCTTAAACTATCTTCAAAGCGTAGTCAATTAAAGAAAAGATGGGAAGATTCGTTAGCTGTCTATGACAAAATTGAAATTGTTGAAGAAACTGAAGTTAAAGAAGAATTTATAACTGTCGTTATGTTTATGGATGCTTTAAGAACTTTACTGATAATTGTTTTTAGTGGGATTATTGGTGCTGTCATTGGAATACCATTTCTAAAATCATTGACCTTGATAGATATTTTAGAATATCTAGTGGTGATAATTTATGTTGGAATATTTGTTATGAGTATTCTTTTGAGCATCAAAAAACTTTATACATTAGCAAATCCTTTAGGTCGTTTAGAAATATTTGGCAAAGGAATTAGAAATGCGTTAGAAAAAACCAATCAGCTGGATTCTTTGAATAGTCGCGTTGAAACAGATTCTTTTAATGCGATACATGCAATATATTTATTAGGGGGAACAGGGCATGATAAGGCTTTGTTTGCCAAATGCATCAATGAATTTTTTGCATCTATTGATAATCAACGTTATATTCTTTATAATCCTAAACGAAAAAATAAATTAGATTGTTATTTTGCAATTCCTGATAGTTTTGCTAAAAGAAAAGAAGATGCGCATATATTTGCTGGCTATATGAAGCCGTTTATTGGTAATTATCAGGTTATTTATACTCGTAATGAAAGTGGTAGAAAAATACTGCTAGAAGCCCGGGTTAGCGCTTTAGCTAATCGTCAAGATCGTTGTTTCACTAGAAAAAAAGTAAAGGGTGCATTAGAATAA
- a CDS encoding helix-turn-helix transcriptional regulator has translation MTMYIQTQNQYTQFQSDELTDLLGKISFTINKFGLWQSNHDTRANYITDDIEIVYYREGGSITTIGNKKYTCPPHSFLIIEPYKLNTSINTGNTNYSYYFFHFDIEPLSLRQQFITLLTKHGHLIYKEEIKDFKEMLERLLIEASEKEIGYSSIITSALIRVVVEIIRAQLKRNNDHISQITDLPHIELVNDAIKYIHDHLHEPIKLTAMALQLGVSTSMLYKSFIAILAIPPLTYIHQQKVLYAQRMLAHGKSVTMIANDLGYSSAYHLSKTFKQITGVSPREYKKNIKLL, from the coding sequence ATGACGATGTATATTCAAACCCAAAATCAATATACCCAATTCCAAAGTGATGAGTTAACTGATTTACTTGGTAAGATTAGTTTTACTATCAATAAATTTGGACTTTGGCAAAGTAATCACGATACTAGAGCAAATTATATTACTGATGATATTGAAATTGTCTATTATCGAGAAGGTGGGTCTATTACAACCATTGGCAATAAAAAATACACCTGCCCACCCCACAGCTTTCTCATCATCGAACCCTATAAGCTCAACACTTCAATAAATACTGGAAATACTAACTACAGCTATTATTTTTTTCATTTTGATATTGAACCCCTATCATTGCGCCAACAATTTATTACTCTCTTAACAAAACACGGGCATTTAATATATAAAGAAGAAATAAAAGACTTCAAAGAAATGCTAGAACGTTTATTAATCGAAGCTAGTGAAAAAGAAATTGGCTATTCAAGCATTATAACCTCTGCTTTGATTCGAGTTGTTGTAGAGATAATCCGCGCTCAGCTTAAAAGGAATAATGACCATATTTCACAAATAACAGATTTACCACATATCGAATTAGTTAATGATGCCATTAAGTATATTCATGACCATCTTCATGAACCAATTAAACTAACCGCAATGGCTTTACAACTAGGTGTTTCAACAAGTATGTTATATAAATCTTTTATTGCAATTTTAGCAATTCCTCCACTAACTTATATTCATCAACAAAAAGTTCTCTATGCTCAAAGAATGCTGGCTCATGGTAAAAGTGTTACAATGATTGCAAATGACCTGGGATATTCATCAGCCTATCATCTATCTAAAACTTTTAAACAAATCACAGGGGTCAGTCCACGTGAATATAAGAAAAATATTAAGTTATTATAA